A window from Synechococcus sp. RSCCF101 encodes these proteins:
- a CDS encoding FAD-binding oxidoreductase, protein MTTVLLPGEDAYERCLASLFHPVAAASAPERILQPAGAAELGPLLRQAAGEGRAVHVCSGGCSALCSGSGGWMLDLRPGFRGLRMLEGREGRPQQVRVEAGVSMGELVRALAIHGRTVPQGLSGAPGMGYVLSGGIGPLGRRHGLAIAAVRQIELVRGDGQAQTLAAGDAEAWALTGAAPFLAVVTALTLETVPRQPLRCWRALVPDALLGPLHRLAAGLPRDLCVNWQLEPGRIYLHVLAGDSGSDLDRFRAALLAGPRGRLLWEETVTVAGQEQLPPFRWPRQDRGESGHGPAPRRSRPQQAVIGLLERADQSLSGSEERCAELLRSLIAQRPHPACQIASQQMGGAMAEPAADSRAFPHHRSGWKPWITAVWERGDAEGEARAHYWLDGCWDALAPHFGGVHLAQHRPDSPRHGEELERAFGPCLPELHRMKTSWDPHGVLPPLV, encoded by the coding sequence ATGACCACCGTGCTCCTGCCGGGTGAGGACGCCTACGAGCGCTGCCTGGCCTCTCTGTTTCACCCGGTGGCGGCCGCCTCGGCGCCGGAGCGGATCCTGCAGCCGGCCGGCGCCGCAGAGCTCGGCCCGCTGCTGCGGCAGGCCGCCGGCGAGGGGCGGGCCGTTCACGTCTGCAGCGGTGGCTGCTCGGCCCTCTGCAGCGGCAGCGGGGGCTGGATGCTCGATCTGCGGCCGGGGTTCCGGGGCCTGCGGATGCTCGAGGGGCGGGAGGGCCGGCCCCAGCAGGTGCGCGTGGAAGCGGGCGTGAGCATGGGAGAGCTGGTGCGTGCCCTGGCCATCCACGGGCGCACCGTGCCCCAGGGGCTCTCAGGGGCACCGGGCATGGGATACGTGCTGAGCGGCGGCATCGGCCCCCTGGGACGGCGGCATGGGCTGGCCATCGCAGCGGTGCGGCAGATCGAGCTGGTGCGCGGGGATGGTCAGGCGCAGACCCTCGCGGCAGGCGATGCGGAGGCCTGGGCCCTGACTGGGGCCGCTCCCTTCCTGGCCGTGGTCACGGCCCTGACCCTGGAGACGGTTCCCCGCCAGCCCCTGCGCTGCTGGCGGGCCCTGGTGCCGGACGCTCTGCTGGGCCCGCTGCATCGCCTGGCCGCCGGGCTGCCGCGGGATCTGTGCGTGAACTGGCAGCTGGAGCCTGGGCGGATCTATCTGCATGTGCTGGCCGGCGACAGCGGAAGCGATCTGGATCGCTTCCGGGCCGCGCTGCTGGCGGGTCCCCGGGGCCGGCTGCTCTGGGAGGAGACGGTGACCGTGGCTGGCCAGGAGCAGCTGCCCCCCTTCCGCTGGCCAAGGCAGGACCGGGGGGAGTCCGGCCATGGGCCGGCGCCGCGCCGGTCCCGCCCGCAGCAGGCGGTGATCGGGCTGCTCGAGCGGGCGGACCAGAGCCTGAGCGGTTCGGAGGAACGCTGCGCCGAGCTGCTGCGATCCCTGATCGCACAGCGTCCGCACCCCGCCTGCCAGATCGCCAGTCAGCAGATGGGCGGAGCCATGGCGGAGCCCGCAGCGGACAGCCGGGCCTTCCCCCACCACCGCAGTGGCTGGAAGCCCTGGATCACGGCCGTCTGGGAACGCGGCGACGCCGAGGGAGAGGCAAGGGCCCACTACTGGCTGGATGGCTGCTGGGACGCTCTGGCGCCGCACTTCGGCGGTGTTCATCTCGCCCAGCACAGACCGGACTCGCCCCGGCACGGGGAGGAGCTGGAACGGGCCTTCGGCCCCTGCCTGCCGGAGCTGCACCGGATGAAGACCTCCTGGGATCCCCACGGCGTCCTGCCGCCGCTGGTCTGA
- a CDS encoding ABC transporter permease subunit, producing MGWRRWGPQLILAGALAGLFALLAHNLQVNLTRTGLGLSFGWLSQPAGFALGQHWLPYSPSDSYAWALLVGFTNSLLVIAIALVLATLLGALAGSATYSTNLLLRRLAFGYVALARNVPLLLQLLFWYFVAFLGLPRTPLAPLGELLTLSNQGIRLLGLPLSVEFSALLVGLTVFTGSTIAEVVRGGISSVPRGQWEAYRSLGLSDPTGLTRVVLPQALPAILPALTSQYINLAKNSTLAIAVGFADLYAVSDTTITQTGRAIEGFLMLLAGFLLLDLLISGAMGLLNRLVLRRR from the coding sequence ATGGGCTGGAGGCGCTGGGGCCCCCAACTGATCCTTGCCGGGGCACTGGCCGGGCTGTTCGCCCTTCTGGCCCACAACCTGCAGGTCAATCTCACCCGCACCGGCCTGGGCCTGAGCTTCGGCTGGCTGAGCCAGCCGGCCGGCTTCGCGCTGGGGCAGCACTGGTTGCCCTACAGCCCGTCCGACAGCTACGCCTGGGCCCTGCTGGTGGGCTTCACCAACAGCCTGCTGGTGATCGCGATCGCCCTGGTGCTCGCCACCCTGCTGGGGGCCCTGGCCGGAAGCGCCACCTATTCCACCAACCTGCTGCTGAGGCGCCTGGCCTTCGGCTACGTGGCGCTCGCCCGCAATGTGCCGCTGCTGCTGCAGCTCCTGTTCTGGTACTTCGTGGCCTTCCTCGGCCTGCCGCGCACGCCGCTGGCTCCGCTGGGAGAGCTGCTCACCCTCTCCAACCAGGGCATCCGACTGCTGGGCCTTCCCCTGTCGGTGGAGTTCTCGGCCCTGCTGGTGGGGCTGACGGTGTTCACCGGCTCCACCATCGCCGAGGTGGTGCGCGGCGGCATCAGCTCCGTGCCCCGCGGCCAGTGGGAGGCCTACCGCTCCCTCGGCCTCAGCGACCCGACCGGCCTGACGCGGGTGGTGCTGCCCCAGGCCCTGCCGGCGATCCTGCCCGCCCTGACCAGCCAGTACATCAACCTGGCCAAGAACAGCACGCTGGCGATCGCAGTGGGCTTCGCCGACCTCTATGCCGTCAGCGACACCACCATCACCCAGACCGGCCGGGCGATCGAGGGCTTCCTGATGCTGCTGGCCGGGTTCCTGCTGCTCGATCTGCTGATCAGCGGGGCCATGGGGCTGCTCAACCGTCTGGTGCTGCGGCGACGCTGA
- a CDS encoding amino acid ABC transporter permease, with protein sequence MTPSTPSATASRPGRRAGSLLTRLRRELFRTPLDALITLVLLSGIGWVLGATLQWAFTAADWQVVSGNLPLYLAGSYPPDQLWRPLSWMAALLLLSGLTLRPGSAAVARWLPAAWIALLPVGLVMLAGGLGLEGVSTRQWGGLALTLMLTAASGVIALPLGTVLALARRSSLPLVHGTASAYIELMRAVPLISVLFFGQLLIPLFLPGDWEVNRVLRAVLTLAAFAAAYVAEDVRSGLQALPRTQSEAAHALGLSDWQATRFVLLPQALRIALPALANQAVGLLQNTSLLAILGLVELLGISRSLLANPAFLSRHLEVYCWLALLYWAVCTVMALMARRLENRLNRGQ encoded by the coding sequence ATGACCCCATCAACCCCCTCTGCCACCGCCTCCAGGCCCGGCCGTCGCGCCGGCAGCCTGCTCACCCGGCTGCGGCGGGAGCTCTTCCGCACGCCCCTCGACGCGCTGATCACCCTGGTGCTGCTGAGCGGAATCGGGTGGGTGCTGGGCGCCACGCTGCAGTGGGCCTTCACCGCCGCCGACTGGCAGGTGGTGAGCGGCAACCTGCCGCTGTACCTGGCCGGCAGCTACCCGCCGGATCAGCTCTGGCGGCCGTTGAGCTGGATGGCGGCGCTGCTGCTGCTGAGCGGCCTCACCCTGCGGCCGGGATCGGCCGCGGTGGCGCGCTGGCTGCCGGCGGCCTGGATCGCCCTGCTGCCGGTGGGGCTGGTGATGCTGGCCGGTGGGCTGGGGCTGGAGGGGGTGAGCACGCGCCAGTGGGGCGGCCTCGCCCTGACCCTGATGCTCACGGCGGCGAGCGGCGTGATCGCCCTGCCCCTCGGCACGGTTCTGGCCCTGGCCCGTCGCTCGAGCCTGCCCCTGGTGCATGGGACGGCGAGCGCCTACATCGAGCTGATGCGGGCCGTGCCGCTGATCTCGGTGCTGTTCTTCGGGCAGCTGCTGATCCCGCTCTTCCTCCCCGGCGACTGGGAGGTGAACCGGGTGCTGCGGGCCGTGCTCACCCTGGCGGCCTTCGCGGCCGCCTATGTGGCCGAGGACGTGCGCAGCGGCCTCCAGGCCCTGCCGCGCACCCAGTCCGAAGCGGCCCATGCCCTCGGACTGAGCGACTGGCAGGCCACCCGCTTCGTGCTGCTGCCGCAGGCCCTCCGCATCGCCCTGCCGGCCCTGGCCAACCAGGCCGTCGGCCTGCTCCAGAACACCAGCCTGCTGGCCATCCTCGGCCTGGTGGAACTGCTGGGCATCAGCCGCAGCCTGCTGGCCAACCCCGCCTTCCTCAGCCGTCACCTGGAGGTCTACTGCTGGCTGGCCCTGCTCTACTGGGCGGTGTGCACCGTGATGGCCCTGATGGCCCGGCGTCTGGAGAACCGCCTCAACCGCGGCCAGTGA
- a CDS encoding glutamate decarboxylase, translating to MPLHQPRSGRASGATSADQDLNLQLLVTPLPHDRFPSEGRDAKVTMQTLRAELLLDGNSKQNLATFCQTYEGDEVRELMALAVDKNLIDKDEYPQTAEIERRCVAFLADLWNAPGSPVGCSTIGSSEAAMLGGMAAKWRWRARRRARGLSTDRPNMVCGSVQICWKKFARYWDIELREVEMEPGRLCLDPERMLEQVDENTIMVVPTLGVTYHGLYEPVAELCAALDALQERTGLDVPVHVDAASGGFLAPFTAPELIWDFRLERVRSINASGHKFGLAPLGVGWVLWRDRQDLPEELVFHVSYLGGDMPTFQINFSRPAGQVIAQYYDFVRLGRQGYRLIQQACADNARHFAQRLTALGPFTLVHDGDAASGIPAVVWTLAEGAETRFSLYDLADRLRMRGWQVPAYPFTGSLAGTAYQRILVKRDFSREMADLLLEDIRQALVFFQAHPVSAPLTASEAASFSHL from the coding sequence ATGCCTCTGCATCAACCCCGCTCCGGCCGTGCCAGCGGGGCGACGTCAGCCGACCAGGACCTGAACCTGCAACTGCTGGTCACTCCGCTCCCCCACGACCGCTTTCCGAGCGAGGGGCGCGATGCCAAGGTCACGATGCAGACCCTGCGGGCCGAACTGCTGCTGGACGGCAACAGCAAGCAGAACCTCGCCACCTTCTGCCAGACCTACGAAGGCGACGAGGTCAGGGAACTGATGGCCCTGGCCGTCGACAAGAACCTCATCGACAAGGACGAGTATCCCCAGACCGCCGAGATCGAGCGCCGCTGTGTGGCCTTCCTCGCCGATCTCTGGAATGCGCCCGGGTCCCCCGTCGGCTGCTCCACGATCGGCAGCAGCGAGGCCGCGATGCTGGGCGGAATGGCGGCCAAATGGCGCTGGCGGGCCCGTCGCCGCGCCCGGGGACTGAGCACGGACCGGCCGAACATGGTCTGCGGCAGCGTCCAGATCTGCTGGAAGAAGTTCGCCCGCTACTGGGACATCGAGCTGCGCGAGGTGGAGATGGAACCGGGCCGCCTCTGCCTGGATCCCGAGCGGATGCTGGAGCAGGTGGATGAGAACACGATCATGGTGGTGCCAACCCTGGGGGTCACTTATCACGGCCTCTACGAACCGGTGGCGGAGCTCTGCGCCGCCCTCGACGCACTGCAGGAGCGCACCGGCCTGGATGTGCCGGTGCATGTGGATGCGGCCAGCGGCGGTTTCCTGGCCCCCTTCACCGCTCCCGAGCTGATCTGGGACTTCCGCCTGGAGCGGGTCCGATCGATCAACGCCTCGGGGCACAAGTTCGGGCTGGCGCCGCTCGGGGTGGGCTGGGTGCTGTGGCGGGACCGGCAGGATCTTCCCGAGGAGCTGGTGTTCCACGTCAGCTACCTCGGTGGCGACATGCCCACCTTCCAGATCAATTTCTCCCGGCCCGCCGGGCAGGTGATCGCCCAGTACTACGACTTCGTGCGGCTCGGCCGCCAGGGCTACCGCCTGATCCAGCAGGCCTGTGCGGACAATGCCCGCCATTTCGCCCAACGGCTGACCGCCCTCGGTCCCTTCACGCTGGTGCACGACGGCGACGCCGCGTCAGGGATCCCCGCCGTGGTCTGGACTCTGGCAGAGGGCGCCGAGACTCGCTTCAGCCTCTACGACCTGGCCGACCGGCTGCGCATGCGCGGCTGGCAGGTGCCGGCCTATCCCTTCACCGGATCGCTGGCCGGGACGGCGTACCAACGAATCCTGGTGAAGCGGGACTTCTCGCGCGAGATGGCGGATCTGCTGCTGGAGGACATCCGCCAGGCCCTGGTCTTCTTCCAGGCCCACCCGGTGAGCGCACCGCTCACCGCCTCGGAAGCCGCCTCCTTCTCCCACCTCTAG
- a CDS encoding GMC oxidoreductase, with amino-acid sequence MGPAGGKRRLSLAELAGETFDAIVVGSGATGGVAAMVLTRGGCRVLVLEAGPALAAAEAFSGEPLNGLRRAVGVASGRHRLQARHPGYWKANPRLYVDEHRHPYETPADAPFLWTRGRQVGGRSLTWGGITLRLSDREFSAAGRDGIGIDWPIRHRDLEPHYRRLERLLGVHGGRDGLPDLPDGDLQPPLPFTPGELWLQRHCRDALGLALIHSRGFRLAHPGLAGWPGSSAQGGALGHALATGRAQLASGAIVARLLLNRSGERAEGVLALERSSGRRHRLRADLVVLCASTIESVRLLLASREAEDSGGVLVDPSGGLGRHLMDHVSTSCFFRLPVGAVPDAAAELSGAGSIFLPDPLLPGEIGAPPFLRHYGLWGAVQRFDPPAALRRHPACASGFLIGHGEVLPDPANRVELSERRDAWGLQVPRITMRWGPNETRMVRHMALRMGQVIEAAGGTPERFEDLFRLPLVEPVLRRAQGGRDGEAAPPGFYIHELGGARMAASEEEGVLDPWNRLWRCPNCLVTDGSCWPSSGWQSPTLTSMALSWRACEQALRRRGERTPA; translated from the coding sequence ATGGGACCGGCCGGGGGGAAGCGCCGCCTGAGCCTCGCCGAACTGGCCGGCGAGACCTTCGACGCCATCGTGGTGGGGTCCGGGGCCACAGGCGGTGTGGCCGCGATGGTGCTGACCCGCGGCGGCTGCCGGGTGCTGGTGCTGGAGGCCGGTCCGGCCCTCGCGGCGGCGGAGGCCTTCTCCGGCGAACCGCTGAACGGTCTGCGCCGGGCGGTGGGTGTGGCCAGTGGTCGCCACCGCCTGCAGGCCCGCCATCCCGGCTACTGGAAGGCCAATCCGCGCCTGTACGTCGACGAGCACCGCCATCCCTACGAGACACCGGCCGACGCCCCCTTCCTCTGGACACGGGGCCGCCAGGTGGGCGGGCGCAGCCTCACCTGGGGCGGCATCACCCTGCGCCTTTCGGACCGGGAGTTCTCCGCCGCCGGCCGCGACGGCATCGGCATCGACTGGCCGATCCGCCACCGGGACCTGGAGCCCCACTACCGCCGACTGGAGCGACTGCTGGGGGTGCATGGCGGCCGGGATGGCCTGCCGGATCTGCCGGACGGCGATCTGCAGCCGCCGCTGCCCTTCACCCCCGGCGAGCTCTGGCTGCAGCGCCACTGCCGCGACGCGCTGGGTCTGGCGCTGATCCACTCGCGCGGGTTCCGCCTGGCCCATCCCGGCCTGGCCGGCTGGCCGGGCTCCAGTGCCCAGGGCGGCGCGCTGGGCCATGCCCTGGCCACTGGGCGCGCCCAGCTGGCCTCCGGCGCCATCGTGGCCCGGCTGCTGCTGAACCGGTCCGGTGAGCGGGCGGAGGGGGTGCTGGCGCTGGAGCGGAGCAGCGGCCGGCGGCACCGGCTCCGGGCCGATCTGGTGGTGCTGTGCGCCTCCACCATCGAGAGCGTGCGGCTGCTGCTGGCCTCCCGTGAGGCGGAGGATTCCGGCGGGGTTCTGGTGGACCCCTCCGGCGGCCTGGGGCGACATCTGATGGACCACGTGTCCACCAGCTGCTTCTTCCGTCTGCCCGTGGGGGCGGTTCCCGATGCGGCGGCGGAGCTCTCGGGCGCTGGCAGCATCTTTCTGCCGGATCCGCTCCTGCCCGGCGAGATCGGAGCGCCTCCCTTCCTGCGCCACTACGGCCTCTGGGGAGCGGTGCAGCGGTTCGACCCGCCGGCGGCACTGCGGCGCCACCCCGCCTGTGCCAGTGGCTTTTTGATCGGCCACGGCGAAGTTCTGCCCGACCCCGCCAATCGGGTGGAGCTGAGCGAGCGGCGCGACGCCTGGGGGCTGCAGGTGCCCCGGATCACCATGCGCTGGGGCCCCAATGAAACGCGGATGGTGAGGCACATGGCGCTGCGCATGGGCCAGGTGATCGAGGCGGCGGGAGGGACCCCCGAACGGTTCGAAGATCTCTTCCGCCTGCCCCTGGTGGAACCGGTGCTGCGTCGCGCCCAGGGGGGCCGGGACGGCGAGGCCGCGCCGCCCGGCTTCTACATCCACGAACTGGGCGGAGCGCGCATGGCCGCCAGCGAAGAGGAGGGTGTGCTGGACCCGTGGAACCGGCTCTGGCGCTGCCCGAACTGCCTGGTCACCGACGGCTCCTGCTGGCCCTCCTCCGGCTGGCAGAGCCCGACCCTCACCTCGATGGCCCTCAGCTGGCGGGCCTGCGAACAGGCGCTGCGGAGGCGCGGGGAGCGGACACCGGCATGA
- a CDS encoding amino acid ABC transporter ATP-binding protein, which yields MSESSPVVRAEALSKTYPNGHRALTRVDLEVDPGEVVVVMGPSGSGKSTLIRTFNGLESVDEGRLEVLGIALDADRDIRAIRRIRRRVGMVFQQFNLFPHLTILRNITLAPMQVQRCSRAEAEQRAMALLEQVGIAEQAHKYPSQLSGGQQQRVAIARALALRPELMLFDEPTSALDPERVKEVLETIRALAADGMTMVVVTHEVGFAREVADRVVFMDAGQVVEIAPPGTFFSTPQEERSRLFLSRIL from the coding sequence TTGAGCGAGAGCTCACCGGTCGTGCGGGCCGAAGCCCTGAGCAAGACCTATCCCAATGGCCACCGCGCCCTGACGCGGGTGGATCTGGAGGTGGACCCGGGCGAGGTGGTGGTGGTGATGGGTCCCTCCGGCTCGGGCAAGAGCACCCTGATCCGCACCTTCAACGGGCTGGAGTCGGTCGACGAGGGTCGGCTGGAGGTGCTCGGCATCGCCCTGGACGCCGACCGGGACATCCGCGCGATCCGTCGCATCCGCCGGCGGGTGGGGATGGTGTTCCAGCAGTTCAATCTCTTTCCCCACCTGACCATCCTGCGCAACATCACCCTCGCCCCGATGCAGGTGCAGCGCTGCAGCCGCGCCGAGGCGGAGCAGCGGGCCATGGCGCTGCTGGAGCAGGTGGGAATCGCCGAGCAGGCCCACAAGTACCCCTCCCAGCTGAGCGGCGGCCAGCAGCAGCGGGTGGCCATCGCCCGGGCCCTCGCCCTGCGGCCGGAGCTGATGCTCTTCGATGAACCCACCAGCGCCCTGGACCCCGAGCGGGTCAAGGAGGTGCTGGAGACCATCCGTGCCCTCGCCGCCGACGGTATGACCATGGTGGTGGTGACCCATGAGGTGGGGTTCGCCCGCGAGGTGGCCGACCGGGTGGTGTTCATGGATGCCGGTCAGGTGGTGGAGATCGCCCCGCCGGGCACGTTCTTCAGCACCCCGCAGGAGGAGCGCAGCCGTCTGTTCCTCAGCCGCATCCTCTGA
- a CDS encoding sirohydrochlorin chelatase yields the protein MPTSLEDASLPSDGSVGVMVCGHGSRNRLAVDEFAALADRLRQTFPGVPVEHGYLEFARPILRDGLEALKARGVRRILAVPAMLFAAGHAKNDIPSVLNQWAFESGVPVDYGRELGVDRLMLQAAGARLQEALNRSDREDRAAGREPTAAAETLLAVVGRGSSDPDANSNVAKITRLLVEGFGFGWGETLYSGVTFPLVEPGLRQVARLGYSRILVFPYFLFSGVLVSRIRQHTGRVAADHPAVHFCHADYLGDHDGVIATLRERVLEVVTGQTAMNCALCKYRDQVLGFESEVGSPQHSHHHHVEGLAESCNLCEAECTGACQPDGVPAVAPHSHHAPYPHADHPLGPRTLRRIDQGR from the coding sequence ATGCCCACCTCGCTGGAGGATGCCTCCCTTCCTTCGGACGGTTCGGTGGGGGTCATGGTCTGCGGCCATGGCAGTCGCAACCGCCTGGCCGTGGACGAGTTCGCCGCTCTGGCCGACCGCCTGCGGCAGACGTTCCCGGGCGTGCCGGTGGAGCACGGCTACCTGGAATTCGCCCGCCCGATCCTGCGCGATGGCCTCGAGGCGCTGAAGGCCAGGGGCGTGCGGCGGATCCTGGCGGTGCCGGCCATGCTTTTCGCCGCCGGGCACGCCAAGAACGACATCCCCTCGGTGCTGAACCAGTGGGCGTTCGAGTCGGGTGTGCCGGTGGACTACGGCCGCGAGCTCGGGGTGGATCGCCTGATGCTGCAGGCGGCCGGGGCCAGGCTGCAGGAGGCGCTGAACCGGTCCGACCGGGAGGACCGGGCGGCGGGACGCGAGCCCACGGCTGCGGCGGAGACCCTGCTGGCGGTGGTGGGCCGCGGCTCCTCCGACCCGGATGCCAACTCGAATGTGGCCAAGATCACGCGCCTGCTGGTGGAGGGCTTCGGTTTCGGCTGGGGCGAGACCCTCTACTCCGGTGTCACCTTCCCTTTGGTGGAACCGGGTCTCAGACAGGTGGCCCGGCTCGGCTACAGCCGCATCCTGGTGTTTCCTTACTTCCTCTTCTCAGGCGTGCTGGTCAGCCGCATCCGCCAGCACACCGGGCGTGTGGCCGCCGACCATCCCGCCGTCCACTTCTGCCATGCCGACTACCTCGGCGACCACGACGGAGTGATCGCCACCCTGCGTGAGCGGGTGCTGGAGGTGGTGACCGGCCAGACGGCCATGAACTGCGCCCTGTGCAAGTACCGCGATCAGGTGCTGGGATTCGAGTCCGAGGTGGGTTCCCCCCAGCACAGCCACCACCATCACGTGGAGGGTCTGGCCGAGAGCTGCAACCTCTGCGAAGCCGAGTGCACGGGGGCCTGTCAGCCGGATGGCGTGCCCGCCGTCGCGCCGCACAGCCATCACGCCCCCTACCCCCATGCCGACCATCCGCTGGGACCGCGAACGCTTCGGCGCATCGATCAGGGACGCTGA
- a CDS encoding DUF2811 domain-containing protein encodes MTLIPDHAPVSVSVENQFPEDLFQAMRIFIQNHPEWDQYRLMQAALAGFLFQQGCGDRAVARHYLDGLFRIPVQSRPERG; translated from the coding sequence ATGACCTTGATCCCTGATCACGCCCCCGTCAGCGTCAGTGTGGAAAATCAGTTCCCGGAAGACCTGTTTCAGGCCATGCGGATCTTCATCCAGAACCATCCGGAGTGGGATCAGTACCGGTTGATGCAGGCCGCCCTGGCCGGATTCCTGTTCCAGCAGGGCTGCGGCGACCGGGCCGTGGCACGCCACTACCTCGACGGTCTCTTTCGCATTCCGGTGCAGAGCCGGCCCGAGCGCGGCTGA
- a CDS encoding amino acid ABC transporter substrate-binding protein, with protein MAPLLMSLVLGACASSDGGAGRLALVQQRGELNCGVSGRIPGFSFLESDGSYAGIDVDICRAVAAATLGDGDRVAFRTLTAPERFTALRSGEIDLLSRNTTMNLSRDASGGNGVSFGPVVFHDGQGLMVQAGSGIETIEDLDGATICVGSGTTTEQNLNDSFQSRGLSYTPLKFQEVSQVSAGYLQGRCDAMTSDRSQLAALRSGYADPGEHRILDVVMSKEPLAPATAGGEPSLTDALRWTVYALITAEELGITQANVEARRDAAAADPDQAALRRFLGVDGGLGSKLGLSDDFVVETVKAVGNYGEIYDRHLGPESPVPIPRGQNALASQGGLQSAPPFN; from the coding sequence ATGGCGCCGCTGCTGATGAGCCTCGTTCTCGGCGCCTGCGCCAGCAGCGATGGCGGCGCCGGCCGGCTGGCGCTGGTGCAGCAGCGCGGGGAGCTGAACTGCGGTGTGAGCGGCCGGATTCCCGGCTTCAGCTTTCTCGAGAGCGACGGCAGCTACGCCGGCATCGATGTGGACATCTGCCGCGCCGTGGCCGCGGCCACGCTGGGCGATGGCGACCGCGTGGCCTTCCGCACCCTCACGGCACCGGAGCGATTCACGGCGCTGCGCAGCGGTGAGATCGATCTCCTCTCCCGCAACACCACCATGAACCTGAGCCGTGATGCCAGTGGCGGCAACGGTGTCAGCTTCGGGCCGGTGGTGTTCCACGACGGCCAGGGGCTGATGGTTCAGGCCGGCTCAGGCATCGAGACGATCGAGGATCTCGACGGCGCCACCATCTGCGTCGGCTCGGGCACCACCACCGAGCAGAACCTCAATGACAGCTTCCAGAGCCGCGGGCTCAGCTACACACCGCTCAAGTTCCAGGAGGTGAGCCAGGTGTCCGCCGGCTACCTGCAGGGCCGCTGCGACGCCATGACCTCCGATCGGTCGCAGCTGGCCGCCCTGCGCTCCGGCTACGCCGATCCCGGTGAGCACAGGATTCTCGATGTGGTGATGAGCAAGGAGCCCCTGGCACCGGCCACCGCGGGCGGCGAGCCCTCTCTGACCGACGCCCTGCGCTGGACCGTCTACGCCCTGATCACGGCCGAGGAACTGGGCATCACCCAGGCCAACGTGGAGGCACGCCGCGATGCCGCCGCCGCCGACCCGGATCAGGCGGCGCTACGACGCTTCCTCGGGGTGGATGGCGGACTCGGGAGCAAGCTGGGCCTTTCCGACGATTTCGTTGTTGAGACCGTGAAGGCGGTGGGGAACTACGGCGAGATCTACGACCGCCACCTCGGTCCCGAAAGCCCGGTGCCGATCCCGCGGGGCCAGAACGCTCTCGCCAGCCAGGGGGGTCTCCAGTCCGCCCCGCCCTTCAACTGA